In the Variovorax sp. S12S4 genome, one interval contains:
- the trxC gene encoding thioredoxin TrxC, translating to MTETPSLHIVCPHCHTTNRVRAAQLGSAPDCGSCHRPLFAGHSTALPDEKTFDRHIARNEIPVLVDFWAPWCSPCRQMAPAYEQAAAQLEPRVQLAKVDTEAVPNLGARFNIRSIPTLALFRGGREVARQAGAMGAADIVRWVKAHGAG from the coding sequence ATGACCGAAACGCCATCGCTGCACATCGTCTGTCCGCACTGTCACACGACCAACCGCGTGCGCGCGGCACAGCTGGGCAGCGCGCCCGATTGCGGCAGTTGCCACCGCCCGCTGTTCGCCGGCCATTCGACTGCGCTGCCGGACGAAAAGACCTTCGACCGCCACATTGCACGCAACGAAATTCCGGTGCTGGTGGACTTCTGGGCGCCGTGGTGCAGCCCGTGCCGCCAGATGGCGCCGGCCTATGAGCAAGCCGCGGCCCAGCTGGAGCCGCGGGTGCAGCTGGCCAAGGTCGACACGGAAGCCGTGCCCAACCTGGGCGCGCGCTTCAACATCCGCAGCATCCCCACGCTGGCGCTGTTTCGCGGTGGCCGCGAGGTGGCGCGGCAGGCCGGTGCCATGGGCGCGGCGGACATCGTGCGCTGGGTCAAGGCGCACGGCGCCGGCTGA
- a CDS encoding DUF3617 domain-containing protein, with protein MKIRQTAIAFLTLACAAAMPAMAIDYPARKPGLWEIQTGDGTAAKGASQTIQQCIDAASDKALRDMGQGMGKDTCSKQELRNEGGKLVIDSVCKIGSTTATSHAVMSGDFSSAYRMESKSTYSPPLMGRAEGSAVIEAKWIGSCKAGQKPGDMIMSNGMKMNVLEMAGGRKK; from the coding sequence ATGAAGATTCGCCAGACCGCCATTGCCTTTCTCACGCTGGCCTGCGCGGCCGCCATGCCCGCCATGGCCATCGACTACCCCGCGCGCAAGCCCGGCCTCTGGGAAATCCAGACCGGCGACGGGACCGCTGCCAAGGGCGCCAGCCAGACCATCCAGCAGTGCATCGACGCGGCCAGCGACAAGGCCTTGCGCGACATGGGCCAGGGCATGGGCAAGGACACGTGCTCCAAGCAGGAGTTGCGCAACGAAGGCGGCAAGCTGGTGATCGATTCAGTCTGCAAGATCGGCTCCACCACCGCCACGTCGCACGCCGTGATGAGCGGCGACTTCAGCTCGGCCTATCGCATGGAAAGCAAGTCGACCTACAGCCCGCCGCTGATGGGCCGCGCCGAAGGCTCCGCCGTCATCGAAGCCAAGTGGATCGGCTCCTGCAAGGCCGGCCAGAAGCCCGGCGACATGATCATGTCCAACGGCATGAAGATGAACGTGCTCGAAATGGCGGGCGGGCGCAAGAAGTAG
- a CDS encoding Gfo/Idh/MocA family protein has protein sequence MVGGGRDAFIGAVHRKAMALDGQIELVAGALSSSPEKARASGRDLGLADDRNHGDWQSLLADELKRPPEERIDFVSIVTPNHVHFPVAQAFAEAGFHVVCDKPLVHTREQADALVATVKKQGTVFGVTYNYTGYPMVRQAREMVRSGQLGELRKVVVEYNQGWLASQLEDAGNKQADWRTDPARSGAAGAIGDIGSHAENLVASVTGLEIESLCADLSALVPGRMLDDDGSLLLRFKGGARGVLIASQINTGLENDLRLRISGALGTLEWRQEGPSELLHLPHDGPKRILTRGSPWLCESAQRASRLPAGHPEGFIEAFANIYGGVAADIRARIAGQQADAIAADYPRVEDGARGVRFIERTVASSKSELKWTPW, from the coding sequence ATGGTCGGCGGCGGGCGCGACGCCTTCATCGGCGCCGTGCACCGCAAGGCCATGGCGCTGGACGGGCAGATCGAGCTCGTGGCCGGCGCGCTGTCTTCGAGCCCCGAGAAGGCGCGCGCCTCGGGCCGCGATCTCGGGCTGGCTGACGACCGCAACCACGGCGACTGGCAGTCGCTGCTGGCTGACGAGCTGAAGCGCCCGCCCGAGGAGCGCATCGACTTCGTCTCGATCGTCACGCCCAACCACGTGCACTTTCCGGTGGCGCAGGCCTTTGCCGAGGCGGGCTTTCACGTGGTGTGCGACAAGCCACTGGTGCACACGCGCGAGCAGGCCGATGCGCTCGTGGCCACCGTGAAAAAGCAAGGCACGGTCTTCGGCGTGACCTACAACTACACCGGCTACCCGATGGTGCGGCAGGCGCGCGAGATGGTCCGCTCGGGCCAACTCGGCGAGCTGCGCAAGGTGGTCGTCGAATACAACCAGGGCTGGCTCGCGAGCCAGCTCGAAGACGCCGGCAACAAGCAGGCCGACTGGCGCACCGACCCTGCGCGCAGCGGCGCAGCCGGCGCCATCGGCGACATCGGCTCGCATGCCGAGAACCTCGTCGCAAGCGTGACCGGGCTGGAAATCGAAAGCCTCTGCGCCGACCTGAGCGCGCTGGTGCCGGGCCGCATGCTCGACGACGACGGCAGCCTGCTGCTGCGCTTCAAGGGCGGCGCGCGCGGCGTGCTGATCGCCTCGCAAATCAACACCGGGCTGGAGAACGACCTGCGCCTGCGCATCTCCGGCGCGCTGGGCACGCTCGAATGGCGCCAGGAGGGGCCGAGCGAACTGCTGCACCTGCCGCACGACGGACCCAAGCGCATTCTCACGCGCGGCTCGCCGTGGCTTTGCGAATCGGCCCAGCGCGCGAGCCGGCTGCCCGCGGGGCACCCCGAAGGCTTCATCGAGGCCTTTGCCAACATCTATGGCGGCGTAGCGGCCGACATCCGCGCACGCATCGCGGGCCAGCAGGCCGATGCCATCGCCGCCGACTATCCGCGCGTGGAAGACGGCGCCCGCGGCGTCCGCTTCATCGAGCGCACGGTGGCATCGTCGAAAAGCGAATTAAAGTGGACGCCCTGGTAG
- a CDS encoding ligase-associated DNA damage response exonuclease has translation MAAKEEDLVVARPEGLYCPPGDFYIDPWRPVARAVITHAHSDHARMGHAHYLAHTDSAGTLRTRLGSDIALQTLGYGEAIEHHGVRVSLHPAGHVLGSAQVRLEHGGRVWVASGDYKTEPDGTCTPFEPVPCDTFITESTFGLPIYRWPTQAALFAEIDAWWRANAEAGRASVLFCYAFGKAQRILHGVDASIGPIVVHGAVEPLNAVYRAAGVALPETLRVTDPGVDAALLKRALVLAPPSAQGTPWMRRFGNYADAFASGWMQLRGTRRRRGVDRGFVMSDHADWPGLQQAIAGTGASRVFVTHGSVAVMVRWLTENGLEAQGFKTEYGDEDDQETPSPLGRAGKGQAAPDGDAGSPHPGLPPEGEGAKA, from the coding sequence ATGGCCGCGAAGGAAGAAGATCTCGTCGTCGCACGCCCGGAGGGGCTGTATTGCCCACCGGGCGATTTCTACATCGACCCGTGGCGGCCGGTGGCGCGCGCCGTCATCACGCACGCCCACTCCGACCACGCGCGCATGGGCCATGCGCACTACCTGGCGCATACCGACAGCGCCGGCACGCTGCGCACTCGCCTCGGCAGCGACATCGCGCTGCAGACGCTAGGCTACGGCGAAGCCATCGAGCACCACGGCGTGCGCGTTTCGCTGCATCCGGCCGGGCATGTGCTGGGCTCGGCACAGGTTCGCCTCGAACACGGCGGGCGCGTGTGGGTGGCCTCGGGCGACTACAAGACCGAGCCCGACGGAACCTGCACGCCCTTCGAGCCTGTGCCGTGCGACACCTTCATCACCGAATCGACCTTCGGGCTGCCGATCTATCGCTGGCCCACGCAGGCGGCGCTGTTCGCGGAGATCGATGCGTGGTGGCGCGCCAACGCGGAGGCCGGCCGCGCATCTGTGCTGTTCTGCTATGCCTTCGGCAAGGCGCAGCGCATCCTGCATGGCGTCGATGCCTCCATCGGGCCGATCGTGGTGCACGGCGCGGTCGAGCCGCTCAACGCCGTGTATCGCGCGGCGGGTGTGGCCTTGCCCGAGACATTGCGCGTGACCGACCCGGGCGTGGACGCCGCGCTTTTGAAGCGCGCCCTGGTGCTGGCGCCGCCTTCGGCCCAGGGCACGCCGTGGATGCGCCGCTTCGGCAACTACGCCGACGCCTTCGCAAGCGGCTGGATGCAACTGCGCGGCACGCGCCGCCGGCGCGGTGTGGACCGCGGCTTCGTCATGTCCGACCACGCGGATTGGCCCGGCCTGCAGCAGGCCATCGCGGGCACGGGCGCGAGCCGGGTGTTCGTCACACACGGCAGCGTGGCGGTCATGGTGCGCTGGCTCACCGAGAACGGGTTGGAGGCACAGGGCTTCAAGACCGAGTACGGCGATGAGGACGACCAGGAAACTCCCTCCCCGCTGGGGAGGGCCGGGAAGGGGCAAGCGGCGCCCGATGGGGACGCTGGCAGCCCCCATCCCGGCCTTCCCCCAGAGGGGGAAGGAGCAAAGGCATGA
- the pdeM gene encoding ligase-associated DNA damage response endonuclease PdeM → MTSPQLSASALPVRWAGEWVHLLPERAIWWPASGVLFIADLHIGKAATYRALGQPVPGGTTQQNLARIDALIAAHAPQRIVFLGDFMHAAQARTPQVLAALADWRATHGAVRMTLVRGNHDSRAGDPPAALDIEVVDEPYLLGPFACCHHPQSHATHFVLAGHLHPVCRLYGPGRDSVRLPCFVSDEQQAVLPAFGEFTGGWLVERAPGRRFYAVGGETVWALPAPE, encoded by the coding sequence GTGACTTCCCCGCAACTTTCCGCATCGGCCCTGCCGGTCCGATGGGCCGGCGAGTGGGTTCATCTGCTGCCCGAACGCGCCATCTGGTGGCCGGCGAGCGGTGTGCTGTTCATCGCCGACCTGCATATCGGCAAGGCCGCGACCTACCGCGCGCTGGGGCAGCCGGTGCCGGGCGGCACCACGCAGCAGAACCTGGCGCGGATTGACGCGCTGATCGCGGCCCATGCGCCGCAGCGCATCGTGTTTCTCGGTGACTTCATGCATGCGGCACAGGCGCGCACGCCGCAAGTGCTGGCCGCGCTCGCCGACTGGCGGGCCACGCACGGGGCCGTCCGCATGACGCTGGTGCGGGGCAACCACGACAGCCGCGCGGGCGATCCGCCTGCGGCCTTGGATATCGAGGTGGTCGACGAGCCCTATCTGCTCGGCCCCTTCGCCTGCTGCCATCATCCGCAGTCGCATGCCACGCACTTTGTGCTGGCCGGGCACCTGCATCCGGTGTGCAGGCTTTACGGGCCGGGGCGGGACAGCGTGCGGTTGCCGTGTTTCGTGAGCGACGAACAACAGGCGGTGCTGCCGGCTTTCGGCGAGTTCACGGGCGGGTGGCTGGTGGAGCGGGCGCCCGGCAGGCGCTTCTACGCGGTAGGTGGCGAAACCGTTTGGGCGCTGCCGGCACCGGAGTAG
- a CDS encoding ligase-associated DNA damage response DEXH box helicase: MTAPVDPEFLPPSRGGQGWGQAAYQRPAACRRPLAPIPAFPGRGRSKTTVKAALDAWFTARGWKPFKFQRDVWKAVAQGKSGMLHATTGAGKTYAVWLGALQVFSQARKETARPAAPPLTVLWLTPMRALAADTLRALKQPLEALGAEVHPWSAGARSGDTSSAERAAQNERLPTVLVTTPESLSLLLARADASEVLGRVKMVVVDEWHELLGNKRGVQVQLALARFRRWNAGLAVWGMSATLGNLQEAMRALLGDEEGVLVQGAVPKKLVVDSLLPGRAERFPWGGHLGLTMLPQVLDEIAASSTTLVFTNTRSQSEIWYQAMLEARPEWAGTIALHHGSLDRAVREWVELGLKSGELKAVVCTSSLDLGVDFLPVERVLQIGSPKGVARLLQRAGRSGHAPGRPSRITLVPTHSIEMVEGAAARAAIAAGHIEARHTPVQPLDVLVQHLVTVALGGGFVPDDLYAEVRGTAAYAGLSRESWEWCLSFVSQGGPSLAAYPDYRRAVPDAEGVWRVPDARLARRHRMNIGTIVSDASMAVQYMGGAKIGSVEEGFVARMKPGDCFLFGGRLLELVRIHDMTAWVRRATGKRAAVPRWNGGRMPLSTTLADAVVQQLALAGEGRYDSPELQCVRPLLEIQQQWSALPTPQTLLAETLTTREGSHLFLYPFAGRHVHLGLASLLAWRVAQHDARTFSIAVNDYGFELLSAVPVDWPALLPQVLRLPQGEDAHAELLHEVLASLNAGELAQRRFREIARVSGLIFQGYPGEKRSNRQLQASSSLFWEVFRKYDPANKLLLQAEQELLAQELEIGRLRASLARMATQQLVLKPLERPTPFSFPLMVELFREKLSNENVADRIARMVEQLEKAAGGIVTAGGIERVKSTLAFGQESPGKPPTPQRQRRPPSRRSRPLPPL, encoded by the coding sequence ATGACTGCGCCGGTGGACCCCGAATTTCTCCCTCCCTCCCGGGGAGGGCAGGGGTGGGGGCAAGCGGCGTATCAAAGGCCAGCCGCTTGTCGAAGGCCGCTTGCCCCCATCCCAGCCTTCCCCGGGAGGGGAAGGAGCAAGACCACCGTGAAGGCGGCGCTCGATGCGTGGTTTACCGCTCGCGGCTGGAAGCCCTTCAAGTTCCAGCGCGATGTGTGGAAAGCCGTCGCGCAAGGAAAGTCCGGCATGCTGCATGCCACCACCGGCGCGGGCAAGACCTACGCCGTGTGGCTCGGCGCGCTGCAGGTCTTCTCGCAAGCCAGAAAAGAAACCGCGCGCCCCGCCGCGCCGCCGCTCACGGTGCTATGGCTCACGCCCATGCGCGCGCTTGCGGCCGACACGCTGCGCGCGCTGAAGCAGCCGCTCGAAGCGCTCGGCGCCGAGGTGCATCCGTGGAGCGCCGGTGCACGCAGCGGCGACACATCGTCCGCCGAGCGCGCCGCGCAGAACGAGCGCCTGCCCACCGTGCTCGTCACCACGCCCGAGAGCCTTTCGCTGCTGCTCGCGCGCGCCGATGCGAGTGAGGTGCTCGGCCGCGTGAAGATGGTGGTGGTCGACGAATGGCACGAGCTGCTCGGCAACAAGCGCGGCGTGCAGGTGCAACTGGCGCTTGCGCGGTTCCGGCGCTGGAATGCGGGGCTTGCGGTGTGGGGCATGTCGGCCACGCTGGGCAACCTGCAGGAGGCCATGCGCGCATTGCTCGGCGATGAAGAGGGCGTGCTGGTGCAGGGCGCGGTGCCCAAGAAGCTGGTGGTCGATTCGCTGCTGCCCGGCCGCGCCGAGCGCTTTCCGTGGGGCGGCCACCTGGGCCTCACGATGCTGCCGCAGGTGCTCGATGAAATTGCCGCCAGCAGCACCACGCTGGTGTTCACCAACACGCGCTCGCAATCGGAGATCTGGTACCAGGCCATGCTCGAGGCGCGGCCCGAATGGGCGGGCACCATTGCGCTGCACCACGGCTCGCTCGACCGTGCGGTGCGCGAGTGGGTGGAACTCGGCTTGAAGAGCGGTGAGCTCAAGGCGGTGGTCTGCACATCGAGCCTCGACCTGGGCGTCGATTTCCTGCCGGTCGAGCGCGTGCTGCAGATCGGCTCGCCCAAGGGCGTCGCGCGGCTGCTGCAGCGCGCGGGGCGCTCGGGCCATGCACCCGGCCGGCCGTCGCGAATCACGCTGGTGCCCACGCACAGCATCGAGATGGTCGAGGGCGCCGCGGCGCGCGCGGCCATTGCGGCAGGCCATATCGAGGCGCGCCACACGCCCGTGCAGCCGCTCGACGTGCTGGTGCAGCACCTCGTCACGGTGGCGCTCGGCGGCGGCTTCGTGCCCGACGACCTGTATGCGGAGGTGCGCGGCACCGCGGCCTATGCGGGGCTGTCGCGGGAGAGCTGGGAGTGGTGCCTGTCCTTCGTCTCGCAGGGCGGCCCTTCGCTGGCCGCCTACCCGGACTACCGCCGCGCGGTGCCCGATGCCGAAGGCGTCTGGCGCGTGCCGGACGCGCGGCTCGCGCGGCGGCACCGCATGAACATCGGCACCATCGTGAGCGATGCCAGCATGGCGGTGCAGTACATGGGCGGCGCGAAGATCGGCAGCGTCGAGGAAGGCTTTGTTGCGCGCATGAAGCCCGGTGATTGCTTCCTCTTCGGCGGCCGGCTGCTGGAGCTCGTGCGCATCCACGACATGACGGCCTGGGTGCGGCGCGCCACCGGCAAGCGCGCCGCGGTGCCGCGCTGGAACGGCGGGCGCATGCCGCTGTCGACCACGCTGGCCGATGCCGTGGTGCAGCAGCTCGCGCTGGCCGGGGAAGGCCGCTATGACTCACCCGAACTGCAGTGCGTGCGGCCGCTGCTGGAGATCCAGCAGCAATGGTCGGCCCTGCCAACGCCGCAAACCCTGCTGGCCGAAACGCTGACGACACGCGAAGGCTCGCACCTGTTTCTCTATCCCTTCGCGGGGCGGCACGTGCACCTGGGGCTTGCAAGCCTGTTGGCCTGGCGCGTGGCGCAGCACGATGCGCGCACCTTCTCCATTGCGGTGAACGACTACGGCTTCGAACTGCTGAGCGCCGTGCCGGTCGATTGGCCCGCGCTGCTGCCGCAGGTCTTGCGCTTGCCGCAGGGCGAAGATGCGCATGCCGAACTGCTGCACGAAGTGCTGGCTTCGCTCAACGCGGGCGAATTGGCGCAGCGCCGCTTTCGCGAAATTGCGCGTGTGTCGGGCCTCATCTTCCAGGGCTACCCCGGCGAGAAGCGCAGCAACCGGCAGCTGCAGGCCTCGTCGTCGCTGTTCTGGGAGGTGTTCCGCAAGTACGACCCCGCCAACAAGCTGCTGCTGCAGGCCGAGCAGGAGCTGCTCGCGCAGGAGCTCGAAATCGGCCGCCTGCGCGCCAGCCTTGCGCGCATGGCGACTCAACAGCTGGTGCTGAAGCCGCTCGAGCGGCCGACGCCTTTTTCGTTTCCGCTCATGGTCGAGCTGTTCCGCGAAAAGCTGTCGAACGAGAACGTGGCCGACCGCATCGCGCGCATGGTCGAGCAGCTCGAAAAAGCCGCGGGCGGCATTGTCACCGCTGGCGGAATCGAACGCGTGAAGAGCACGCTCGCGTTCGGCCAAGAAAGCCCGGGCAAGCCACCCACCCCGCAGCGCCAGCGCAGGCCGCCCTCGCGCCGCTCACGGCCGTTGCCGCCGCTGTGA
- a CDS encoding substrate-binding domain-containing protein: protein MTSFTRRIALTAVAAAALASLPALAAEKVNLGVSIPAATHSFMGGINYWANQAKKDLEKQHKDLKITIKTAANAPEQANQLQDLSTVTKINALVVFPFESAALTKPVAQVKAKGAYVTVVDRGLTDTSAQDAYVAGDNTAFGRIPAEYIAKQLGGKGNVVALRGIATTLDNERMDAFNAVLKNHPDIKLLDAKYANWNRDDAFKVTQDYLTRFKQIDAIWAADDDMAVGVLKAIEQAKRDDIKIVFGGAGAKGMVKTIMDGKDKRIGADVSYSPKFIYDAIKLTAEARLKGEKLPATTIIPSVLITKENAKDFYHPNSPF from the coding sequence ATGACAAGCTTCACCCGCCGCATCGCACTCACGGCCGTGGCCGCAGCAGCGCTCGCGAGCCTGCCCGCCCTCGCCGCCGAGAAAGTGAACCTCGGCGTTTCGATTCCCGCGGCCACGCACAGCTTCATGGGCGGCATCAACTACTGGGCCAACCAGGCCAAGAAGGACCTGGAGAAGCAGCACAAGGACCTGAAGATCACGATCAAGACCGCCGCCAACGCGCCCGAGCAGGCCAACCAGCTGCAAGACCTCTCGACCGTCACCAAGATCAACGCGCTCGTGGTGTTTCCGTTCGAATCGGCCGCACTCACCAAGCCGGTGGCGCAGGTCAAGGCCAAAGGTGCCTACGTGACCGTGGTCGACCGCGGCCTGACGGACACCAGCGCGCAAGACGCATACGTGGCCGGCGACAACACCGCGTTCGGCCGCATTCCGGCCGAGTACATTGCCAAGCAGCTCGGCGGCAAGGGCAACGTGGTCGCCCTGCGCGGCATTGCCACCACGCTCGACAACGAGCGCATGGACGCCTTCAACGCGGTGCTCAAGAACCATCCGGACATCAAGCTGCTCGACGCCAAGTACGCCAACTGGAACCGCGACGACGCCTTCAAGGTCACGCAGGACTACCTCACGCGCTTCAAGCAGATCGACGCCATCTGGGCGGCCGACGACGACATGGCCGTGGGCGTGCTCAAGGCCATCGAGCAGGCCAAGCGCGACGACATCAAGATCGTCTTCGGCGGCGCGGGCGCCAAGGGCATGGTCAAGACCATCATGGACGGCAAGGACAAGCGCATTGGCGCCGACGTGAGCTACTCGCCCAAGTTCATCTACGACGCCATCAAGCTCACGGCCGAGGCGCGGCTGAAGGGCGAGAAGCTGCCCGCGACGACGATCATTCCTTCGGTGCTGATCACCAAGGAAAACGCGAAAGACTTCTACCACCCGAACTCGCCGTTCTAA
- a CDS encoding ABC transporter permease, producing MPQPEAAQHRSESKPRWTERLHGLGPVIGLVLLCIGGTLLNSDFATVDNAMNVLTRTAFIGIIAVGMCFVIISGGIDLSVGSMAALIAGSVIMFINWAGPASGSPLMAVVMGAVLAVVLGALFGLAHGLLITKGRIEPFIVTLGTLGIFRAYLTYFADGGALTLDNDLSDLYAPVYYASLAGIPVPVWVFVIVAIIGGVILNRTAYGRYVQAIGSNEQVARYAAVDVDRVKILTYVLLGVCVGIATLLYVPRLGSASPTTGLLWELEAIAAVIVGGTALKGGAGSITGTVVGAILLSVISNILNLTSIISVYLNAAVQGFVIIIVAFLQRGRR from the coding sequence ATGCCGCAGCCTGAAGCCGCGCAGCACCGCAGCGAAAGCAAGCCGCGCTGGACCGAGCGCCTGCACGGCCTCGGCCCCGTCATCGGCCTTGTGCTGCTGTGCATCGGCGGCACGCTGCTCAACAGCGACTTCGCCACCGTCGACAACGCCATGAACGTGCTCACGCGCACGGCCTTCATAGGCATCATTGCGGTGGGCATGTGCTTCGTGATCATCTCGGGCGGCATCGACCTCTCGGTGGGCTCGATGGCGGCGCTCATCGCGGGCAGCGTGATCATGTTCATCAACTGGGCCGGGCCTGCGTCAGGCTCGCCGCTCATGGCGGTGGTGATGGGCGCGGTGCTCGCGGTGGTGCTGGGCGCGCTGTTCGGCCTGGCGCACGGCCTGCTCATCACCAAGGGGCGCATCGAGCCCTTCATCGTCACGCTGGGCACGCTCGGCATCTTTCGCGCCTACCTCACGTACTTTGCCGACGGCGGCGCGCTCACGCTCGACAACGACCTGTCGGACCTCTATGCGCCGGTGTACTACGCAAGCCTAGCGGGCATTCCGGTGCCGGTGTGGGTGTTCGTGATCGTCGCGATCATCGGCGGCGTCATATTGAACCGCACGGCCTATGGCCGCTATGTGCAAGCCATCGGCTCCAACGAACAGGTCGCGCGCTATGCGGCAGTGGACGTCGACCGCGTGAAGATCCTGACCTACGTGCTGCTGGGCGTGTGCGTGGGCATTGCCACGCTGCTGTATGTGCCGCGCCTGGGCTCGGCGTCGCCGACCACGGGCCTGTTGTGGGAGCTCGAGGCGATTGCCGCGGTCATCGTCGGCGGCACCGCGCTCAAGGGCGGTGCAGGCAGCATCACCGGCACCGTGGTGGGCGCGATCCTGCTCTCGGTCATCAGCAACATCCTCAATCTCACCAGCATCATCAGCGTGTACCTCAACGCCGCGGTGCAGGGCTTCGTGATCATCATCGTTGCGTTCCTCCAAAGAGGGCGCCGCTAG
- a CDS encoding phosphatase PAP2 family protein, with product MTPSSLRDLPPSGPPPWLRALGRRCLALWPLKLVGNTVATAGFFPLYFWIMKNAGQPWTLPLTAFDRLIAFWPALLPVYLSLWLYIALPVFLAKDRRELSSFALGCAFMTCIALVVFWFMPTAIPNFTIDTSPGTSLHLLKTIDAAGNAFPSLHVSFSVFACVVLARQLRDVAAPTWLRMLNIAWAFGIVYSTMAVRQHVLIDVLGGLALGIGFGLASRPRQAVAAAAVQAEPA from the coding sequence ATGACACCTTCTTCCCTTCGAGACCTGCCGCCTTCCGGCCCACCACCGTGGCTTCGCGCCCTGGGCCGGCGCTGCCTTGCGCTCTGGCCGCTGAAGCTCGTCGGCAACACGGTGGCCACTGCCGGGTTCTTCCCGCTGTACTTCTGGATCATGAAGAACGCCGGCCAGCCCTGGACGCTGCCGCTCACGGCATTCGACCGGCTGATCGCCTTTTGGCCGGCGCTGCTGCCGGTCTATCTTTCGCTCTGGCTCTACATCGCGCTGCCGGTGTTCCTGGCCAAGGACCGGCGGGAGCTCTCGAGCTTTGCGCTGGGCTGCGCCTTCATGACGTGCATCGCGCTCGTGGTGTTCTGGTTCATGCCCACGGCCATACCCAACTTCACCATCGACACCAGCCCGGGCACGTCGCTTCACTTGCTGAAAACGATCGATGCGGCCGGCAACGCGTTTCCGTCGCTGCACGTGTCGTTCTCGGTGTTTGCCTGCGTGGTGCTTGCGAGGCAATTGCGCGACGTGGCGGCGCCCACGTGGCTTCGCATGCTCAACATCGCATGGGCATTCGGAATCGTCTATTCGACGATGGCGGTGCGCCAGCATGTGCTGATCGACGTGCTCGGCGGGCTGGCACTGGGCATCGGGTTCGGGCTGGCTTCGCGGCCACGCCAAGCCGTTGCGGCAGCGGCTGTGCAGGCGGAGCCGGCGTAG